Within Mesotoga infera, the genomic segment TCCCATTTTCACTCAAGGCAGAAAGAAAAATCCCTTGGCATTAAGCTCCTATTTCATTAATTTTCAGATTTCTTTCCCTTGATCTCAACTATCTCTGAGATAGAATGCACTTAGTCGTTTTATATTAACATTGGCGGCAACTGGATGCTTTCAGATTCGAGAAAGCAAATGACATCGTTTTTCTTTGTTGGCTTTCCAACTTTACTCGCAAATCTGAAATGGATCCTTATGAATGAAGCAATTGTTCAAAACAGCCAAGACGAACACAGGCATCAACCTTCTTTGATCTCAGAAAGCACTGGAATATAATTATCAGGTCATTATCATTCTTTCTCTCGATTCTCACTCAAATCTTTGTTAAATTCTACGGGGAGGCGATTCTATGAAACGTATTGTCATTCTAGCACTTGTATTAACGACACTCCTTATGTTTTCTGGATGTTACCTGGTTTTGAAATGTGTTGACTTTGAAGGATTCGCTGTTGGAACACAGTACCACAATGGTGATGTCTTTTCTGAACTAACGACGCAGATGGTAATAAAGCCATTCTTTTGGTCAACGGAACTCCCACTCCAAATGGTGTAATGACCGTCACAAATGCAGGTATGGCCGGGCATGCGGGTAAGGATGTCAACCTAAACAACATCACTATTTCTTTCAAGTTCCCTGTCAACCCCTCTGGTCTCATTCTCTATTACGGAGAGTACGGAGGAAATATAAATGTGGAAATAAATGGGGTTCTCGAAAATGTACAGGGCTTCTCTGATATCGATGGAAAAGTAATCGGGGGAGTGAATGTGACTTTGACAGGCGTGAGCGGCTCTAAGGGAATACTGAATCTTCAGGGTGCAATTACATCTTTTTCGATAGGAGGTCAGGAACTCTGGATAGACCACATTTGCCCGCGAAAATAAAACTAACGAAGCTCAGCACTTCTAATGCCCTTCAGTCTTGAAAGCCCAACAATAAGAGTCTTGACTTTTATTGCATCGCCTTTACTCACTTCAACCAAGAGACTTAAGCTCTCTTCGTCCTCGTCGATTTCTAGCGACTCAACTGTCAATCCATTATCCATGAACCATTCTGAAACCTTCTTAGACATCTCTTGAGTGTTGTTGGCGACAATTAGGACCCTGGGTAGATTTCTTCCCCCTATGAGAAGCTCTATTTTCTTGAGAAAGAGAACAATCATCAATGCAAATACCGTAACAATTGCAGAAAGCAAGTACTCTCCACTGCCGAATCCCATTCCTACGGCAGCGGTCACCCATAGTGTTGCAGCCGTTGTCAAGCCCTTAACGGAAAACCCCTTCTTCAATATGGTTCCCGCACCCAGAAATCCTATTCCAGAAACAATTTGTGCAGCAACACGGCCAGGGTCACCGTGTTCGGCAGTTACAAAAACGGTCGTGGAAAGAACCGTTATAAAGGCGGCCCCGACGCAAATTAGCGAATGCGTCCTAAGTCCAGCAGGCTTATAGATTCTCTCTCTCGTGACTCCAATCAATGCTCCCGCAACTAGGGCACAGAATAATCTAAAGGATAAATCCAGATACTCCAACTGCAAACCCTCCCTTAAGTAAAGATTATAACTCTTCTTTCCGGTATGAAGGCGTTGAAATATGACTAGTTTGTCAGAACGCACTTCCAGTGGTCTCACTGAGCTGCACTTGATCACTTTGACGATAGAAACCGATTTGGATGTTCTTTATATTGCGTATCTGGTGCTTGCTGTGAGTCATCGACTGACCTGGTTGTCTGTTCAGTATCAAAATATACATCATTGATAGTCTTGCCGAACGAAAATGATATCATTGTTTTGGAGGAGGGATTATCGTGCTGGTTCCAGTGGTTCTGGCTGCTGGTAAGGGGAAAAGGCTGAAAACTTCGATACCAAAACCTCTTGTCAAAGTAAGAGGAAAATCAATGATAGTGCTCGTTCTCAATAAAATCAAAGGAATTTGTGATAGCAATACTTCGATCGTTGTTATCAATCCCGATTTTGAAAGTGATTTTAGGGAAGCTCTTGATAGGAATGTTCTAATAGCAAATCAAGATTCCCCAAAAGGGACTGCCGACGCTTTGAAAAGTGCACTTCATCTCATCCCTGAGTACTCAGATATTCTCGTTATGTATTCAGACCTTATACTCATCAGAGAAGAATCTTTGAAAGCTATGACTGACCTCCACAACACGAGAAAATGTGATATCAC encodes:
- a CDS encoding glucosamine-1-phosphate N-acetyltransferase, whose translation is MLVPVVLAAGKGKRLKTSIPKPLVKVRGKSMIVLVLNKIKGICDSNTSIVVINPDFESDFREALDRNVLIANQDSPKGTADALKSALHLIPEYSDILVMYSDLILIREESLKAMTDLHNTRKCDITFLSGVTDIRFPYALVERDESGNVISFKERKIPDFPPPWEFYIGPIIIRKEIVEHYIEKLVPNSETGEIYIADIVSLALSDNKSVCGFKTQNDEEFLGVNTPEDLELAEKMLSD
- a CDS encoding MgtC/SapB family protein: MEYLDLSFRLFCALVAGALIGVTRERIYKPAGLRTHSLICVGAAFITVLSTTVFVTAEHGDPGRVAAQIVSGIGFLGAGTILKKGFSVKGLTTAATLWVTAAVGMGFGSGEYLLSAIVTVFALMIVLFLKKIELLIGGRNLPRVLIVANNTQEMSKKVSEWFMDNGLTVESLEIDEDEESLSLLVEVSKGDAIKVKTLIVGLSRLKGIRSAELR